The Ziziphus jujuba cultivar Dongzao chromosome 5, ASM3175591v1 genome segment AACTCACAGTACATATCCATGAATATAAAACGCAAAACATAACCAAATTGTGCACGGTAAGATACATAATCATCTGTTAATTTAATGGTATCGTATTTCTGTCTAGAAATTATCAATGTGAAGTATATATAAAGTTAGAAGAAGTtacaaaattaaactaaaagaaCTTTGGAATCTACCTGAGGCACTCCTAGCCATTGAATAAACTGGGGATGCTTCTATAATGGCCATCATTTGTCTAACTAGAGGGCCGAACTGCAATACAGCATTACAAACTTTCAGTGCGCCACATAGACCAAGAAATCAAATGATTTCAAATAAAGCAAGCGGAAAATGTGACAAGTTAAATATATGATTTCACATTAGTCAAATGCATTAATTGTTCTACAGAGGTAGCAGAACTAATTAAGTAAAGCATCCTTTTGGTCTGATTTGTGCACAGTGATTTTCTACTAACTGTTTGTTCAATTCACTTTTAACACGCTAGTCACCCCAGCACAAAATTTCATGGGAACAGGAAACTTAAATTCTATCAAAAGGCAACTTTGCGAGAAATATCTATAGAAAAATTAGTTCCAAATTAAGTCAACAGATGACAAAAGCAATATCAGAGTCTATTCAAATATATTACTATTTCCCCTTTTTTGTCTTGGCTGAAGAACATTACggtttcctttttcctctttatGATGACAacaaatttcccaaaaaaagggaagctatttggttaaaaaactaaacaatacaaaaccaaacaaaagtAAACAACTAATTCACAAACATAATCATTACTCACCTGCTCAAAGTAAGGCACGGCCTCCGTTGCTGACCTGTTGTTGTAAGCAATTGTGGCATTGGCCTTAACCACAAGAGACAATAAATCATATCTTACTCATACAAAATTGTCTCAATATAAAAAAGCAAATGACACAGGGATGAATCTTAATCTACTTGTCTTAAACCAGAGAAAATACGAACCGAGAAAAGAAAACTTCAAGAACCGGAGAAACAGACCAAACCTTTGGTATCTTGTCACAGAAATAGCTCCCTATGAGTACTTGGAGAAGTGCACCATTACTACAAATGCAAAACAAGCACCATGTAAATGCACCCATCACTTCCTTGGCAATGAAAGTGATAACAAGTTCATTTACTCGATTTCTCACTCACTCAGTCACCTACCTATGACCAACAGAAAACAGAGGAAGATTAGAAAGTTGGGCAGGCGTTAGATTAGAACGGGGAAGTCCAGAGGTTAAGATGGAATCCAAGCAGGCATTGAATCTCTCATAGACTTGCTTAGTAGCATGGGCATGATCAAAGGTCACATTGTACGGCACTGATATGATAAGAAACCCTTCCTTCGCCAGTAACTCAATCAAGTAGCTGAAATGAAACCACCAAATCACCATAGGTCTATTTTAATggacattaaaaaagaaaaaaaaaatttgaaattttgaaaaatgggtTATGAAAAAGGGACCTGTAAGTGACTTCAGGAACAGCTCCGATAAAGGCACCACCGAGGAATTGGATGATGGCGCGGGGTTTCTTCCCAAGGGGCGGAGGTATAACCAAACAAGTATCCATCCGAGTGTAAATCCTAGTGTTGGTGGTTTTACTCGCACTAGTAGTATTAGATGTGAAGGTATTTAACCCGGCATGCCCATTCCAAACACCAGAAGAGGGGCTTCCAGAAGCAGCCATGGCTTTAGTGCTGCCATTAAGTGGAGGGCTAGAGTACTGAATGGTCGTCCTCGTCgtcgtcttcttctttttgtaatGGGTGGTGTTGTTTGGAGAGAATATGCATCTGAATTTGGTGCCCAATAGAGAGGAGGAAGACGAAGACGAACAAGTGGCCATCTCCATTACCAAACTAAGCTCTCACTCACTGTGTGCTGCTGAGGCTAACCAGCAAACCAAAATTGCGTCAAAATTAACATCTGTTAATGGTTGAGCCACGAAGTCACAAAACACGTTTGcctcaaaaatcaaattattagctgattttttttattttttatttttaagtccATTTTCATTCCTGAGTGAATCCGTAATTTCAATTGTTTGTCGTGTTTCTCAATTCGTTCGTATGAGGCTGGATTAGAATTTGGAGCCGCGGAATATTGCCGAAACGACTCGTCGTTTgtgttaacatttttttttttttttttttttaaaggaaggTGAACCATTCCTTGCGGGCCTTTTGCTTAAGCCCAGAAATGATTTTTGTTCTTAGCCTTCTTTGTGGACCGGCTTTGATTCCTTCAATCTAACTGCCCACTTCGGACTGGGTAATAAGAAcatctttttataataattaagaaCTTCATTTTAGACGCAAGAACTTCAATGTGCTGACTAGCAAATGGATCTCAAAGGTAAATTGGGCCATACGATTGAAATACAGCAAATTACCGAAATCTCATATGGTTTCATCATAGCCGCTTGAAATATTCAGGAACATTTCATGTTTATTCTTCTGTTTTAAGTGAAAAGCAACTAAggtggtttaattttccatattttaaaatCCTCCTACAAGACCATAGGCATAATGGAactcatttttataaatttgatgTTTAACTAATTCTTAACCATGATGATTGTGTTGCAGTTACCCTTGTTAGGATATTCTTTCATAAAATTCTGGTTCCGCCAAGAGAATGCAAGTAAATCTGTGGATAGCATTCTATCGGAAATCCGAATGTCCACCAACACAAGAATTCCGATAAAAGAATCAATCATCTAGAACCTAAACTCAGTCCACATAAACGCGGTTCAAGCAGAACAAGTATGATTAAAACAGTCGACATAAAAGCGTTTCAAGCAAAACAAGTACGCTTAAACCGAGTCTATTATGTCTAAAATCTGTTCAATTTGGATCCGTATAAATTCCTCCAAGGCTACATAAAGATTTTGATACAAAAACGATTTCTTAACATGGGTGCAGAATAATAGAAACTCCGACTCACAAAGATCATGCACCCAAAATAGGCATGAAAAAGCTCGCTTTAGGTTCCAAACTAAAATATTAGACACAAACCACTCGAAACCTGAAACTAGAATTCCTAACTTTTTAAGACATCTTCGGCAGTTTGCACTAAACTTAAAAGAAGgtatatataaaacatttaatacaaaatttcaaCTAGTACCGATATTACTCTAGATGCCAACTGTGATATAAGATGAAACATTAATTTCGCAATGCCAAAATAAGCCATATAAACACCTTTATTGGTGTATTATTTGAAAACGATTTATCGTACAAAGTATAGTCTTTCACAATCTTTCTATAAATTAAATGACTTTCAATCTAAACATACATGTATTCACCACCACGAATCGCATTTGCAGCACCTTTCCTCTCTTCTTCAGCCTCCTTTTCCCGTTCCTTCCAGCTCTCGTAGGCATGATCATCCGTTTGCAACTCGTGCCGACAAATTGGACAAGAATTGTGCTCGTCCTGTCAATtatttttggccaaaattcaTCAATAAGCAAACAACATTAGAGCATACATAAAAATGTACTTCAAAAAACCAGGAAACAAGTATGAAAAAGTGCTAAAAATCCCGAGTAAAAGTTACCAGCCAAGGCCTTAAACAGGGAGGATGGAAGGTGTGCTTGCAAGGCAACTCTTGCATCTTGTCATTCACAACCAAATTTTCTTTACAAATGGCGCACTCTGCATCTTTACCAAGCTTCCCAAGTACTTCCTCAGTAATGGTAATCACAGGAAGCTTCGCCACAACTTCTTTACTAGCAGGTGGGACTCTAGGGGCTCCTCTTTCATTCTCCAGAATCTTCAAAATATTCATATACAAAAGCATCCATATATGAAACTTAACACGAAAAAATGTACACAACCCAGATTAGATATTCAAGAAAGAATAAGGAAATACCGGCGGCAAAACGCTATCCAAATTTTCAATGAGAGACTGGAGTAGAGTGGTAGCGTTTTCCGAGGAGTTGTCTTGTTCCACCGGTcctagagaagaagaagaagaagattcgGCGTTAGAGAGAGAAGCAGCGGCATTCAGGAGGTTTGCTTGCACAAGCCACTGAGGCTGTGGCGGCTCTGGATCCACCGTCAGATGACCCTCAAACAGATACCCTGAAATTTTATCCCAAATTCGTTACAAAAAGGAGCCGAATttgaacccaaaaaacaaaaaaataataataataataataaataaataaataaataaaatcttattattcaatgggcattttcaaaatttgagatTAAACAAGGGGTTTGGACCTCCATTACTGGGATTGGAAGGCTCGGGCGGATTGTGAACTTGATGCAAGACTTCCTTAGCCTGAGCAATGCAACTCTGCAAGTGATTCTTCTCGGAAGCATCGGTGACCAGGCTCTGGGCCTGCTCGAAAAGACCCAATCCGGCAGCCCAGAAACCAGGCGACGTGTACCTCGTCTTCAAGACGGTTGCAACTCGGCAAATGACGGAATAGAACTGTAACCCAATCaacaaagcaaaaaacaaaatcccAAGTTAACGAATTTAGCTGCTAAAACCAAACAAAGAAGTACAGAAAGGGGAATTGTTGGATtagacaaattaaaaaaacaaaaagaaaaagaaacaagggGATGAGGAAGGACCAATTTGCGGAGAGAGGGAGATGCAGAGGAATAGCGATGGAGGAACAGAGATTTGATGGAGGAGACCGCGTCCTCGAACTTCTGCTTCTTCCCCAGATCTCTCTGCAATTCCTCCAATCGCTGTTTCAGATTACTTTCCTCCGAATCCATATTTTCCAtatagtttttgaattttttttttttcccaattttccTTTTGCCTCTGGTTCAATCGCTTTTCTGGTAACGTTGTCGATCTGTAAATTTAAAGGCCATTCCAATTCGTTGATCGGAGTTTTCTTGACAAGGGGGTCACCGCAAAAGAGATAGAGGAAATCATCGGCTGCGCTAAGCTTCTTTGAGGCTTCTCAGGACCCCTTACTACTCGTCCAGTTATAGGTCACCACGTCAGCATATGATATTACAATAATAAGCATTGTTTCGAGAATACTGAGTAGGTTAGGCTCGAAAAATGAAGACCTATTCGAATTTTGAAACAATTTTTCCTACTTTATTTTCCCTGCATTTATTGGTaacttttttatggtttttgtttatttgggacagaaaaaataatttaaaatatgccACATTTATGTTTTCTTGAAATAATGTTGTATTTTTACATCACTTTGTACTACCaattaatcaaaatattattactATGTTGATATATTATTCTATGCATTGAGAATCCAATCAATTGAACATCAAAacaatataagaaaaacaaaccaACAAAGGAATAACTCTGTTACATTCATATGTTAGTTAACTACATGCCAATTTCGATTGACTATTTTGCttaaacaatccaaataaaatttaacaaatatgcTAAAAGAatactagaaaataaaaataaaaaatgaaacaaattaaatCAGAGATTCCATTCCTAAATCCTAATCTTCAATCTTCAAATCATTCGGTTCTCACACAGCAGCTTCAATCCGGGGTTCAAATGAGAGTGCAGACATGAACTCTATTGCTTCACCATTTATACAACATTTGGGCAACTCAACCCATTCATTGGCCACCAAATCACATACAACATAGCGGAACTGGTCAGcagagtttaagcatatcagtATCTGATCACCAGCCCCTACACAGTTTATGTCCACCTTCTTGCCATACCACTCATGCGACATTGATGGAGGCATTGCAGCAATCTGGTTCCAAGATCGACCATCCTCGTCATACCACCACACTCTTACACTTGCGCTCTCAAAGAATTCTGACAACAGCACGACAAGCATCTTACCTTTACACTCCACAACATCTATGGAGTACTCGGAGAAGACAGGCAATAGCCTTGGGTACTCGGAAAAGTGCTTGCAGGTCAGATTGCAAGCAACAACCTTACCGGTGGAACTAAGGAAGTAGACTATCTCCTCGCCGTCTTTATTTGTGATTACTGATGAGTATTGCTTAGATGGACTTCTTTGCATGTTAGTTGCAACTACATTCCCAGCTTTACTGAGAAAGTAGACAGCATTGTCATCATTTGACTCAAATTCCATGGAATCGTCGACCTTTCTGTCTAAAGATATATCATCTTCCCAGCAACCAATGCTAGAGTCGTAAACTTTACATGAAAGTTTTGGAAATTCACCTAAGACCAGGACAAGCTTGTACGAGTGAGGGTGGTAATTCGAAGATGTATTCATCACAATGGCATGGAGAGGGAGATTTTGTATCTCTGCTTCCAGTGTAGGGAGTTCAGTACAGGATCCCGAAACAGGATTGCATATAATGAAGTTTCCTGATGAATTGCGGAAACAGATCAAGCCACCAGAGGCTGCAACAGGCATGGAATTGTAGTTGGAGCTTTGCTGGAGAAGAGGTGGATGATTTAGCCTCTTCCAGTTTCTTTCAGCTGAATCAAAGACAACCAACCGGTTGAGATTGGGATCAACCATAAAGAACCATGGATCCCGGGAAGGAATGTGAGAGCAAGCAAGCTTGAAACTTGCAGAAGCCGCAACTGATTTCCATCTTTTGCACACTGAAGTAAGGCGGAAGAAAGCGGAGGGTGGTAGCCATGAAAGGATCCTTTCAAGGAGGTCTTCATTAAGCTCATCCATAGAGAAGCCACTGAAAATGCAATCATCTTCTTCTGAATTTCTCTTCCGTTTTGTTACATAAACGGGGCAATCATCAAGAAGCTCCATCACCTATTAAAAAAAGGTGGTGATTATGTTAGTTGTGAAaggaaaatttgtttaaatgcCCCAGATATATACAATACAACCATAGTAAATACATTAAAGAAAGCTCTGGCATGGcgtcaaaataaatacatatcaaAAAGTGCTAATAACAAGATAAGGAATGCACTCCCAACCCAAGTTATCTTTCCATGTCTGACATTTAATAATTAAGACAAAGTAATTTGGTCAGCAGCAGAGAAAGAAGGGAAAGGG includes the following:
- the LOC107420142 gene encoding E3 ubiquitin-protein ligase AIP2: MENMDSEESNLKQRLEELQRDLGKKQKFEDAVSSIKSLFLHRYSSASPSLRKLFYSVICRVATVLKTRYTSPGFWAAGLGLFEQAQSLVTDASEKNHLQSCIAQAKEVLHQVHNPPEPSNPSNGGYLFEGHLTVDPEPPQPQWLVQANLLNAAASLSNAESSSSSSLGPVEQDNSSENATTLLQSLIENLDSVLPPILENERGAPRVPPASKEVVAKLPVITITEEVLGKLGKDAECAICKENLVVNDKMQELPCKHTFHPPCLRPWLDEHNSCPICRHELQTDDHAYESWKEREKEAEEERKGAANAIRGGEYMYV
- the LOC107420141 gene encoding F-box only protein 13 — encoded protein: MLKQVMELLDDCPVYVTKRKRNSEEDDCIFSGFSMDELNEDLLERILSWLPPSAFFRLTSVCKRWKSVAASASFKLACSHIPSRDPWFFMVDPNLNRLVVFDSAERNWKRLNHPPLLQQSSNYNSMPVAASGGLICFRNSSGNFIICNPVSGSCTELPTLEAEIQNLPLHAIVMNTSSNYHPHSYKLVLVLGEFPKLSCKVYDSSIGCWEDDISLDRKVDDSMEFESNDDNAVYFLSKAGNVVATNMQRSPSKQYSSVITNKDGEEIVYFLSSTGKVVACNLTCKHFSEYPRLLPVFSEYSIDVVECKGKMLVVLLSEFFESASVRVWWYDEDGRSWNQIAAMPPSMSHEWYGKKVDINCVGAGDQILICLNSADQFRYVVCDLVANEWVELPKCCINGEAIEFMSALSFEPRIEAAV
- the LOC107420140 gene encoding uncharacterized protein LOC107420140; translated protein: MEMATCSSSSSSSLLGTKFRCIFSPNNTTHYKKKKTTTRTTIQYSSPPLNGSTKAMAASGSPSSGVWNGHAGLNTFTSNTTSASKTTNTRIYTRMDTCLVIPPPLGKKPRAIIQFLGGAFIGAVPEVTYSYLIELLAKEGFLIISVPYNVTFDHAHATKQVYERFNACLDSILTSGLPRSNLTPAQLSNLPLFSVGHSNGALLQVLIGSYFCDKIPKANATIAYNNRSATEAVPYFEQFGPLVRQMMAIIEASPVYSMARSASDETWKVLVDAAGAIIPNNDQETLTSLNKFVEQLPSVFGQVTQGISEFKPTPSENRDCFKSSYNIKHTLLVKFNFDTIDETDLLEETLKTRVKSIGGTLEKVQLSGNHITPCIQEPKWQVGNVYTPADAMAQGLKALSLNETRVLIRTISDWFRRFED